The following proteins are encoded in a genomic region of Haloarcula salinisoli:
- a CDS encoding glycosyltransferase, translating into MSSSTGDPTVSFVVPARNEADYLPATLSSIRSTAASVDHECLVVDGDSDDDTRAIASDHGARVLTCPATGQGDARHRGARHASGQWLAFIDADTRLRPDYTEAMLSFVRDRDLAGANSRCRVTGGWRTVPFECLFNHGLPRLSPPPFPGFNVFVSRPAYFDVGGFASGPNEDLTFSHRLGRAYATATCPRVLVETSGRRMTEDGILRTVGYYTKLEYRRLRAAESRN; encoded by the coding sequence ATGTCGAGTTCGACGGGTGACCCCACGGTCAGTTTCGTCGTGCCCGCCAGGAACGAGGCCGACTATCTCCCCGCGACGCTGTCCTCGATTCGGTCGACGGCGGCGTCGGTCGACCACGAGTGTCTCGTCGTCGACGGCGACAGCGACGACGACACCCGAGCTATCGCCAGTGACCACGGCGCTCGCGTCCTTACCTGCCCGGCCACGGGCCAGGGAGACGCCAGACACCGCGGCGCCCGCCACGCGAGCGGCCAGTGGCTCGCCTTTATCGACGCCGACACCCGCCTGCGACCCGACTACACCGAGGCGATGCTCTCCTTTGTCCGTGACCGGGACCTCGCCGGGGCCAACAGCCGCTGTCGCGTCACCGGCGGCTGGCGCACCGTTCCCTTCGAATGCCTCTTCAACCACGGGTTGCCCAGACTGTCGCCGCCGCCGTTCCCGGGGTTCAACGTCTTCGTCTCGCGGCCGGCGTACTTCGACGTGGGCGGGTTCGCGAGCGGCCCCAACGAGGACCTCACCTTCAGCCACCGGCTCGGCCGGGCCTACGCCACCGCGACCTGCCCCCGTGTCCTCGTCGAGACCTCCGGCCGGCGGATGACCGAGGACGGCATCCTCCGGACAGTCGGCTACTACACGAAACTCGAATATCGACGACTGCGCGCCGCCGAAAGCCGTAACTGA
- a CDS encoding YccF domain-containing protein, which yields MADQPSLLVRAVWFLLVGWWLTGLWLSVAWLLNVTIIGIPLGIKMINWVPYVLSLKKRERYVEAGAGKSQYSIPVRAVWFLLVGWWASGVWTGVAYTLTLSIVGIPLAVWMYGKLPFVVSLYNY from the coding sequence ATGGCTGACCAACCTTCGCTCCTCGTCCGCGCCGTCTGGTTCCTCCTCGTGGGCTGGTGGCTCACCGGCCTCTGGCTCTCCGTCGCCTGGCTGTTGAACGTCACCATCATCGGCATTCCGCTGGGTATCAAGATGATAAACTGGGTCCCGTACGTCCTCTCGCTGAAGAAACGCGAGCGGTACGTCGAGGCAGGCGCCGGCAAATCACAGTACTCCATCCCGGTCCGGGCCGTGTGGTTCCTCCTGGTCGGCTGGTGGGCCAGCGGCGTCTGGACCGGTGTCGCCTACACGCTGACGCTCTCTATCGTCGGCATCCCGCTTGCCGTGTGGATGTACGGCAAGCTCCCCTTCGTGGTGTCGCTGTACAACTACTGA
- a CDS encoding zinc ribbon domain-containing protein has protein sequence MALGQLELALRVLAGLFVIVAPTLLFLGLWRGLQSMQDDALVRRVRERAEADDASGLSLSPTASPDSPVVTCPTCGAGNRDDTAYCRQCL, from the coding sequence ATGGCACTCGGCCAGCTCGAACTCGCTTTGCGCGTCCTCGCGGGCCTGTTCGTCATCGTCGCGCCGACGCTGCTCTTTCTCGGCCTCTGGCGCGGCCTGCAGTCGATGCAGGACGACGCGCTCGTCCGGCGGGTCAGAGAGCGCGCCGAGGCCGACGACGCCTCGGGACTCTCGCTCAGCCCCACGGCCTCGCCGGACTCGCCGGTCGTGACCTGTCCGACCTGTGGCGCTGGTAACCGCGACGACACCGCCTACTGTCGACAGTGCCTCTGA
- a CDS encoding DUF373 family protein yields the protein MLLVLCVDLDDDLGRKTDVETPVVGRDNVVDAAVALASADPEDSDVNVLFEGVHIADEIDDEPVEVAAVTGVDAGDVAANRAVGEEVDTVLASLAANEDVRAIVVTDGAQDESVVPVIRSRIRIDGVRRVVVRQAQDLESMYYTIKQVLNDPETRGTILVPLGILLLIYPMTIAVESLGYPGSALGIISGLLGLYVLGRGLGVERILDEAVDRATSGFYGGRITIITYVVAAALLAIGGLSGVTAYENQPKPLSAVEVLAALVNGAVQWFAAAGITSSLGRVTDEYLNGSFEWRYLNAPFYVLAIGGVLHGLSAFFLGSRTLEYLAVVLTGGTLLGLASTLAFAIAESRLNAAERHNQGPGGPSSE from the coding sequence ATGCTGCTGGTGCTGTGCGTGGACCTGGACGACGACCTCGGGCGCAAGACCGACGTCGAGACGCCCGTCGTCGGCCGCGACAACGTCGTCGACGCAGCCGTCGCGCTGGCCAGCGCGGACCCGGAGGACTCCGACGTCAACGTCCTCTTCGAGGGGGTCCACATCGCCGACGAGATCGACGACGAGCCCGTCGAGGTCGCGGCGGTCACGGGCGTCGACGCCGGCGACGTGGCCGCCAACCGCGCCGTCGGCGAGGAGGTCGACACCGTCCTCGCATCCCTCGCGGCCAACGAGGACGTCCGGGCCATCGTCGTGACCGACGGCGCCCAGGACGAGTCCGTCGTACCGGTCATCCGCTCGCGCATCCGCATCGACGGGGTCCGCCGCGTCGTCGTCCGGCAGGCACAGGACCTCGAATCGATGTACTACACTATCAAGCAGGTGCTCAACGACCCCGAGACGCGGGGGACTATTCTCGTCCCGCTCGGCATCCTCCTGCTCATCTACCCGATGACAATCGCCGTCGAGTCCCTGGGCTATCCAGGGTCGGCGCTTGGCATCATTTCGGGCCTGCTGGGACTCTACGTGCTGGGGCGTGGGCTCGGCGTCGAGCGCATCCTCGACGAGGCCGTCGACCGCGCGACCTCCGGCTTCTACGGCGGCCGCATCACCATCATCACCTACGTCGTCGCCGCGGCCCTGCTGGCCATCGGCGGGCTCAGCGGCGTCACCGCCTACGAGAACCAGCCCAAACCCCTCTCGGCCGTCGAGGTGCTCGCAGCGCTGGTCAACGGCGCAGTCCAGTGGTTCGCCGCCGCCGGCATCACCTCCAGCCTGGGCCGGGTAACCGACGAGTACCTCAACGGGAGCTTCGAGTGGCGCTACCTCAACGCGCCCTTCTACGTACTGGCCATCGGCGGCGTCCTCCACGGACTCAGCGCCTTCTTCCTCGGTAGTCGCACCCTGGAGTATCTCGCCGTCGTCCTCACCGGCGGGACGCTGCTGGGACTGGCGAGCACACTCGCCTTCGCCATCGCCGAGTCTCGCCTGAACGCCGCCGAGCGCCACAACCAAGGCCCTGGCGGCCCCTCCTCGGAGTAA
- a CDS encoding phosphate-starvation-inducible PsiE family protein, with translation MDDEEADPVGGSLPMGDSLDERVLAASEELIRYVEVIAALVIVLLFAIGVFDLGLQIFNSALSGRITDPLVVVGFIDTALLLFIIVEVYQTVVAYTQESETRRIVRLVIYTGVIAMVRKAIIFRTGEYADEEAALMAAGSYTLIIIGLAVLLVVERRTT, from the coding sequence ATGGACGACGAGGAGGCAGACCCGGTCGGCGGGTCGCTCCCGATGGGTGACTCACTCGACGAGCGGGTCCTGGCGGCCAGCGAAGAACTCATCCGCTACGTCGAGGTCATCGCCGCGCTGGTCATCGTGTTACTGTTCGCCATCGGCGTGTTCGACCTCGGGCTCCAGATATTCAACAGCGCACTCAGCGGCCGCATCACCGACCCGCTGGTCGTGGTCGGCTTCATCGACACCGCCCTCCTCCTCTTTATCATCGTCGAGGTGTACCAGACCGTCGTCGCCTACACGCAGGAGAGCGAGACCCGCCGCATCGTCCGGCTGGTCATCTACACGGGCGTCATCGCGATGGTCCGGAAAGCCATCATCTTCCGGACGGGCGAGTACGCCGACGAGGAGGCGGCGCTGATGGCCGCCGGCTCGTACACGCTCATCATCATCGGGCTCGCCGTGTTGCTCGTCGTGGAACGTCGCACCACGTAG
- a CDS encoding sensor histidine kinase, which produces MSALTHPVVVLGMLSTALALLIAGVAWQQRATRGARTYTVLMVTLAVWSTLYVGQLLVPTVAGKRPWFVARHAMSPLFAMAFWVFAAQYTDRRELLDRRLLAPIVAVGLAFVGLVLVNPGELYWSALALDTMGALFLLELTLGPLFWLNCVYIFGVVGVAHVLIVSTWKRTFASYRPQLLVLTVVGSVEFGLSVLFLSEHTTLLPALNPWPNVQLITYGATIAAIPIGWSYVNDFFFDIQPLARQAVIESMDDAVYIVDREGTIRYTNPPGNRLLGRSPDADAPTEPVETAFAARPTLLSCYEQSVAGTPVDDDTILACEIDGEQRFYDIGVSTIENSTGEGAGVVVVGRDITEERRQRGQLQVRTAQLERQNERLDQFGQFVSHDLRNPIQVASGYVELARETEDLSRLDDVDRAIRRMSEMVEELRELTTVDRDSLDADRVNVAQTAHTAWAHVDTGDAALRVSENAIIIADPDYLLHIFENLFRNSMEHGLPEETGAALGDGGGLTVTVGPLDGGFFIEDDGVGIPEDERDAVLDHGYTTTNEGTGLGMSIVRTIADAHEWTVSVTESDAGGARFEFRNVDRPGE; this is translated from the coding sequence ATGAGCGCGCTCACCCATCCCGTCGTCGTCCTCGGGATGCTCTCGACAGCGCTCGCGTTGCTCATCGCGGGGGTGGCCTGGCAACAGCGAGCGACGCGGGGCGCACGGACCTACACGGTCCTGATGGTCACACTGGCCGTGTGGTCGACGCTATACGTCGGGCAGCTGCTCGTGCCGACGGTGGCCGGCAAGCGCCCGTGGTTCGTCGCTCGGCACGCGATGAGTCCGCTGTTCGCGATGGCGTTCTGGGTGTTCGCCGCCCAGTACACCGACCGCCGGGAACTGCTCGACCGCCGGCTACTGGCCCCCATCGTCGCCGTCGGCCTCGCCTTCGTCGGCCTGGTACTGGTAAATCCCGGCGAGCTGTACTGGTCGGCGCTCGCGCTCGACACGATGGGTGCGCTCTTCCTGCTCGAACTCACGCTCGGCCCGCTGTTCTGGCTCAACTGCGTCTACATCTTCGGGGTCGTCGGCGTCGCCCACGTCCTTATCGTCTCGACGTGGAAACGCACCTTCGCCAGCTATCGGCCACAGCTGCTCGTGTTGACGGTCGTCGGCTCCGTCGAGTTCGGCCTCTCCGTGCTCTTTCTCTCGGAACACACGACGCTGCTCCCGGCGCTGAACCCATGGCCCAACGTCCAGCTCATCACCTACGGCGCGACCATCGCCGCCATCCCCATCGGCTGGTCGTACGTCAACGACTTCTTCTTCGACATCCAGCCCCTGGCCCGCCAGGCCGTCATCGAGAGCATGGACGACGCCGTCTACATCGTCGACCGCGAGGGGACGATTCGGTACACGAACCCGCCGGGGAACCGACTCCTGGGCCGGTCCCCCGACGCCGACGCTCCGACCGAACCGGTCGAGACGGCCTTCGCCGCCCGGCCGACGCTGTTGTCCTGCTACGAGCAGTCCGTCGCCGGCACCCCGGTCGACGACGACACCATCCTCGCCTGCGAGATAGACGGCGAGCAGCGCTTCTACGACATCGGCGTCTCCACGATAGAAAACTCCACGGGGGAGGGCGCCGGCGTCGTCGTCGTCGGTCGCGACATCACCGAGGAACGTCGCCAGCGCGGCCAGCTCCAGGTTCGCACCGCCCAGCTCGAACGCCAGAACGAACGCTTAGACCAGTTCGGCCAGTTCGTCTCCCACGACCTGCGCAACCCAATCCAGGTCGCCTCGGGCTACGTCGAACTCGCCCGCGAGACGGAGGACCTCTCCCGGCTCGACGACGTCGACCGCGCCATCCGCCGGATGAGCGAGATGGTCGAGGAGCTGCGCGAACTGACTACCGTCGACCGCGACAGCCTCGACGCGGACCGCGTCAACGTCGCCCAGACCGCCCACACTGCCTGGGCCCACGTCGACACCGGCGACGCCGCTCTGCGGGTCTCCGAAAACGCCATCATCATCGCCGACCCCGACTACCTGCTCCACATCTTCGAGAACCTCTTTCGGAACTCGATGGAACACGGGCTCCCCGAGGAGACCGGCGCGGCGTTGGGCGACGGCGGCGGCCTCACCGTCACCGTCGGCCCGCTCGACGGCGGCTTCTTCATCGAAGACGACGGCGTCGGCATCCCCGAAGACGAACGCGACGCCGTCCTCGACCACGGCTACACCACCACCAACGAGGGCACCGGCCTCGGAATGTCTATCGTCCGCACCATCGCCGACGCCCACGAGTGGACCGTCTCTGTGACGGAGAGCGACGCCGGTGGGGCGCGGTTCGAGTTCCGGAACGTGGACCGGCCCGGGGAATGA
- a CDS encoding J domain-containing protein, with protein sequence MDTDRAREILGVSISDGDEELEAAYRQKVKTHHPDVTDDPEAAGKFRKVQEAKETLEQFRQRERTGDRAGSGDSGQRRQRQRPDWADAGRGQTDRRSRTEQTARASESDSQWSERSRSTPGQADQWVNRERDERAADGEWQYESATSRHGASWTADGVSGSGSRSAARRRERTRNRTGRSRSRGSEDQAAATDQAGTTADDAEQTNGPLVVRMGYAAGIGSMVYLAFLLALVGTASLLPMATAVTFVAGLGGLAWAGSRYPLSTTGTTGLLGLSAVGVLPVGPVYSLSGTMPGIASYSPLGIDMLLALPIIATAAGIAYGTAVRDGERSTDQSQ encoded by the coding sequence ATGGATACGGACCGGGCCCGTGAGATTCTCGGGGTGTCGATTTCCGACGGCGACGAGGAACTGGAAGCGGCGTATCGGCAGAAGGTGAAAACGCACCACCCCGACGTGACCGACGACCCGGAGGCGGCAGGCAAGTTCCGCAAGGTCCAGGAAGCGAAAGAGACCCTCGAACAGTTCCGACAGCGAGAGAGAACCGGCGACCGGGCGGGCTCTGGGGACTCCGGACAGCGGCGGCAGCGACAGCGGCCCGACTGGGCCGACGCGGGTCGGGGGCAAACCGACCGACGGTCCCGTACCGAGCAGACGGCACGTGCAAGCGAGTCCGACTCACAGTGGTCCGAGCGCTCGCGGTCGACACCAGGACAGGCCGACCAGTGGGTGAACCGCGAGCGAGACGAGCGGGCAGCCGACGGCGAATGGCAGTACGAGTCCGCGACGAGTCGACACGGTGCCTCGTGGACCGCCGATGGTGTCAGCGGAAGCGGGTCCAGAAGCGCCGCCCGGCGCAGGGAGCGAACACGCAACCGTACAGGTCGGAGCCGGTCCCGAGGGAGCGAAGACCAGGCAGCGGCCACAGACCAGGCAGGGACCACGGCCGACGATGCCGAACAGACGAACGGGCCACTGGTGGTGCGAATGGGGTATGCAGCGGGTATCGGGTCGATGGTGTATCTCGCCTTTCTGCTCGCACTCGTCGGGACCGCGTCGCTACTGCCGATGGCGACGGCTGTGACCTTCGTCGCGGGGCTGGGTGGGCTGGCATGGGCCGGAAGCCGGTACCCGCTCTCGACGACGGGGACGACCGGCCTGCTCGGACTCTCCGCCGTCGGTGTCCTGCCGGTCGGGCCGGTGTATTCCCTCTCGGGAACGATGCCAGGTATCGCGTCGTACAGCCCGCTGGGAATCGATATGCTGCTTGCCCTCCCAATCATTGCGACGGCAGCCGGTATCGCGTACGGGACGGCGGTTCGGGACGGCGAGCGTTCGACCGACCAGTCTCAGTAG
- a CDS encoding globin-coupled sensor protein — protein MADYASKFGQGGLNDQVDVDALVREIGLDQTEIQWRKDFVNFDDSDRERLAALRPLFEDNAESIGEMFYENLTQYEQTVEVIGRSPKAVDALKETQKAYFVTLGDGEYGEEYFKNRARIGKLHDILEMPMKHYIGQYGVYYDLILPLLTERASERITERLQASLGDAATDGGTATAGGDVSDGDVLDTVQGVVGEEIADLREDIISVLRIINLDMQVVADTYIHSYSQKLQDEIEQREQLAAEVEDDLETPMAELKESSDGVAQSSQQISDLTGEQSERIQSIASEVSNMSATVEEVAASASEVEGNSQRARDLAEDGQSAADDAMGVMDDVGDAVDDVSDDVDELQDRVGEIDSVVEVINDIAEQTNILALNASIEAARAGEAGSGFAVVADEVKSLAGDSQERAQEIETLVHAIEADTEDTVESLDETTEQIEAGIERVSEAMELLDDIADAVQETAQGIREVSDATDEQAASTEEVASMLDELVAQADTVAAEAEQIAAANEEQAATIEEVSQAVGRLTEN, from the coding sequence ATGGCGGACTACGCTTCCAAATTCGGCCAGGGCGGGCTGAACGACCAGGTCGATGTCGACGCACTCGTCCGAGAGATCGGACTGGACCAGACGGAGATTCAGTGGCGGAAGGACTTCGTGAACTTCGACGACAGCGACCGGGAGCGACTGGCGGCGCTCCGGCCGCTGTTCGAAGACAACGCCGAGTCGATCGGCGAGATGTTCTACGAGAACCTCACGCAGTACGAGCAGACGGTCGAGGTAATCGGCCGGTCACCCAAAGCCGTCGACGCACTGAAGGAAACGCAGAAGGCGTATTTCGTCACGCTGGGCGACGGGGAGTACGGCGAGGAGTACTTCAAGAACCGCGCCCGCATCGGCAAGCTGCACGATATCCTCGAGATGCCGATGAAACACTACATCGGCCAGTACGGGGTCTACTACGACCTCATCCTCCCCTTGCTGACCGAGCGGGCGAGCGAACGCATCACCGAGCGACTCCAGGCCTCGCTCGGAGACGCCGCGACGGACGGTGGCACCGCCACAGCCGGCGGGGATGTGTCGGACGGAGACGTGCTCGATACCGTCCAGGGCGTGGTCGGCGAGGAGATTGCTGACCTCCGCGAGGATATCATATCCGTGTTGCGAATCATCAATCTGGACATGCAGGTCGTCGCGGACACGTACATCCACTCCTACAGCCAGAAGCTCCAGGACGAGATCGAACAGCGCGAGCAACTCGCCGCGGAGGTCGAGGACGACCTCGAAACGCCGATGGCCGAGCTCAAGGAGTCCTCCGACGGCGTCGCCCAGTCCTCCCAGCAGATATCCGACCTGACCGGCGAACAGTCCGAGCGCATCCAGTCCATCGCCAGCGAGGTGTCGAACATGAGCGCCACCGTCGAGGAGGTCGCCGCCAGCGCCAGCGAGGTCGAGGGCAACAGTCAGCGGGCGCGTGACCTCGCCGAGGACGGCCAGTCGGCCGCCGACGACGCTATGGGCGTGATGGACGACGTCGGCGACGCCGTCGACGACGTCTCAGACGACGTGGACGAACTCCAGGACCGGGTCGGCGAAATCGATTCCGTCGTCGAGGTCATCAACGACATCGCCGAACAGACCAACATCCTCGCGCTGAACGCCTCCATCGAAGCCGCTCGCGCCGGTGAGGCCGGCAGCGGCTTCGCCGTCGTCGCCGACGAGGTCAAGTCCCTGGCCGGCGACTCACAGGAGCGCGCCCAGGAGATAGAGACGCTCGTCCACGCCATCGAGGCCGACACCGAGGACACCGTCGAGAGCTTAGACGAGACGACCGAACAGATAGAGGCCGGCATCGAGCGCGTCTCCGAAGCGATGGAGCTGCTCGACGACATCGCCGACGCCGTCCAGGAGACCGCCCAGGGCATCCGCGAGGTCTCCGACGCCACCGACGAACAGGCCGCAAGCACCGAGGAAGTCGCGAGTATGCTGGACGAACTCGTCGCACAGGCCGACACCGTCGCCGCCGAAGCCGAACAGATCGCCGCCGCCAACGAGGAACAGGCCGCGACGATAGAGGAAGTGTCCCAGGCCGTGGGTCGGCTGACGGAGAACTAG
- a CDS encoding type II toxin-antitoxin system RelE family toxin — MSYEVLLAAEAREYVAALDEKSARIVKDNLQKLADDPYPRPDAGSGDREKLVVDGKELYRLHIGRTHTAFYDILEAAEEVRVIEILAIDDAHKRYGFD; from the coding sequence ATGAGTTATGAGGTCCTCCTCGCGGCGGAAGCCCGCGAGTACGTCGCCGCGTTAGACGAGAAGAGCGCCCGAATCGTCAAGGACAACCTTCAGAAACTGGCCGACGACCCCTACCCGAGGCCGGACGCCGGGTCCGGCGACAGGGAGAAGCTCGTCGTCGACGGCAAGGAGCTATACCGGTTGCATATCGGCCGAACGCATACGGCATTTTACGATATTCTCGAGGCCGCAGAAGAGGTCCGGGTAATCGAAATACTGGCTATCGACGACGCGCACAAGCGATACGGGTTCGACTGA
- a CDS encoding radical SAM protein, with protein MISEGCEQCAKGGKMVLFVYGYCDQRDCFYCPLGENRKNVTQMYANERPIEDDSDVIEEAKRMSALGTSITGGEPQEVLDRTCHYLELLKDEFGEDHHTHLYTGITGGRENMRRLSEAGLDEIRFHPPLELWGDMHGTEWEEILYIAREEGLTPAFEIPGIRAEPEFLEFLDEGAADFCNINEFEMSDGNYRRMQEEGFELKEDHMSAVEGSHDILEQMGDHEKVYFCTSVFKDAAQHRSRLKRMAENIRREFDDVTEDGTLVYGKAWVSEARLDELGVPEEFYVAKSEHVELAWWLLEEMVEEGDVPKGEIVEQYPTYDGTVVERTPLSGGAGGSRATADD; from the coding sequence ATGATCTCCGAGGGCTGCGAGCAGTGCGCCAAAGGCGGCAAGATGGTACTCTTTGTCTACGGCTACTGCGACCAGCGGGACTGTTTCTACTGCCCTCTCGGGGAGAACCGCAAGAACGTCACCCAGATGTACGCCAACGAGCGTCCCATCGAGGACGACAGCGACGTCATCGAGGAGGCAAAGCGCATGAGCGCGCTGGGCACCTCGATTACGGGCGGCGAACCACAGGAGGTACTCGACCGGACCTGTCACTATCTGGAACTGCTCAAAGACGAGTTCGGCGAGGACCACCACACGCACCTCTACACCGGTATCACCGGCGGTCGCGAGAATATGCGCCGGCTCAGCGAGGCGGGCCTGGACGAGATTCGCTTCCACCCGCCACTGGAGCTGTGGGGCGATATGCACGGCACCGAGTGGGAGGAGATTCTCTACATCGCCCGCGAGGAAGGACTCACCCCGGCCTTCGAGATTCCCGGCATCCGCGCCGAACCGGAGTTCCTGGAGTTCCTCGACGAGGGCGCCGCGGACTTCTGTAACATCAACGAGTTCGAGATGTCCGACGGCAACTACCGCCGGATGCAGGAGGAAGGGTTCGAGCTCAAGGAAGACCACATGAGCGCCGTCGAGGGCTCTCACGACATCCTCGAACAGATGGGTGACCACGAGAAGGTCTACTTCTGTACCAGCGTCTTCAAAGACGCCGCCCAGCACCGCTCCCGACTGAAGCGGATGGCCGAGAACATCCGCCGGGAGTTCGACGACGTCACCGAGGACGGCACGCTCGTGTATGGAAAGGCATGGGTGAGCGAGGCCCGCCTCGACGAACTGGGCGTCCCCGAGGAGTTCTACGTCGCCAAGTCCGAGCACGTCGAACTCGCCTGGTGGCTCTTAGAGGAGATGGTCGAGGAGGGCGACGTGCCCAAAGGCGAAATCGTCGAGCAGTATCCGACCTACGACGGGACGGTCGTGGAGCGAACGCCACTGTCGGGCGGGGCGGGCGGGAGCCGGGCGACCGCGGACGACTGA